The following coding sequences lie in one Moritella viscosa genomic window:
- the rpmG gene encoding 50S ribosomal protein L33, which produces MRDKIRLNSSAGTGHFYTTDKNKKNMPEKMEIKKFDPVIRKHVMYKEGKIK; this is translated from the coding sequence ATGCGCGATAAAATTCGTCTGAATTCATCTGCTGGTACTGGTCACTTCTATACCACAGATAAGAACAAGAAAAACATGCCTGAAAAAATGGAAATCAAAAAATTTGATCCAGTTATTCGTAAGCACGTTATGTACAAAGAAGGCAAAATCAAGTAA
- the rpmB gene encoding 50S ribosomal protein L28 translates to MSKVCQVTGKKPAVGNNVSHAKNRTRRRFLPNLHTHRFWVESENRFVKLRLTCKGMRIIDKKGIDSVLAEMRARGEKV, encoded by the coding sequence ATGTCAAAAGTATGCCAAGTTACTGGTAAAAAACCAGCTGTTGGTAACAACGTTTCTCACGCAAAAAACCGCACACGTCGCCGTTTCTTGCCAAACCTGCACACACATCGTTTCTGGGTTGAGAGCGAAAACCGCTTTGTAAAATTACGTCTTACTTGTAAAGGTATGCGTATTATTGATAAAAAGGGTATCGATTCAGTTCTTGCTGAAATGCGTGCCCGTGGTGAGAAGGTTTAA
- a CDS encoding aminotransferase, class V, producing MLNDIELTDLRQQFPVLSQQVNDHPLIYLDNAATSQKPLCVLEAINTYYRDINANVHRASHALSAQATSAYENARDICAQFINANSSKEIIWTRGTTEAINLIANSLTTEFQAGDEIIISTLEHHANIVPWQMLAQRTGAIIKVIPLLPSTDIDMQAYKLLLSDKTKLVAVSHVSNAIGTVNPIEEIIALAKQTNAKVLIDGAQAISHWDVDVQALGCDFYVFSGHKMYGPTGIGVLWGKEMLLNQLPPWQGGGEMIKAVSFEHTTYNELPFKFEAGTPNIAGTISLARAMTFLKSYDRQALADHEAELLAYTTAQLEKMPRIKIIGSPQHRAGGVSFIMGDAHNGDVGMLLDLQGIAVRTGHHCAQPLMQSLNLSGTIRVSLAIYNTKAEIDFFITALNELQDLL from the coding sequence ATGCTTAACGATATAGAATTAACCGACCTTAGACAACAATTCCCCGTATTATCCCAACAAGTGAATGATCACCCATTAATTTACTTAGATAATGCAGCGACAAGTCAAAAACCCTTGTGCGTTCTCGAGGCGATTAATACCTACTATCGTGACATTAACGCAAATGTACACCGCGCTTCACATGCCCTCAGCGCGCAAGCAACATCCGCGTATGAAAATGCCCGTGATATCTGTGCGCAATTTATTAATGCAAATAGCAGTAAAGAAATAATTTGGACCCGTGGCACAACAGAAGCGATCAACTTAATCGCGAACAGCTTAACAACAGAATTTCAAGCTGGGGATGAGATTATCATTTCAACCCTAGAGCACCACGCTAATATCGTGCCTTGGCAAATGCTAGCACAGCGTACAGGGGCAATTATTAAAGTCATTCCTCTATTGCCGTCAACAGATATCGATATGCAGGCTTACAAGTTGTTATTAAGCGATAAAACTAAACTTGTTGCCGTTAGCCATGTATCTAATGCGATTGGCACTGTGAATCCCATTGAAGAGATCATTGCTTTAGCTAAACAAACTAACGCAAAGGTATTAATCGATGGTGCCCAAGCTATTTCACATTGGGACGTAGACGTGCAAGCACTCGGTTGTGACTTTTATGTGTTCTCTGGGCATAAAATGTATGGCCCCACTGGTATCGGCGTGCTCTGGGGTAAAGAAATGTTGCTTAATCAGCTACCGCCTTGGCAAGGCGGTGGTGAAATGATTAAAGCCGTCAGCTTTGAACATACAACTTATAACGAATTACCGTTTAAGTTTGAAGCGGGTACACCGAATATTGCCGGAACAATCAGCCTTGCGCGCGCCATGACTTTTTTAAAGAGTTACGATCGCCAAGCGCTGGCAGATCACGAAGCTGAACTACTAGCCTACACCACGGCGCAACTCGAAAAAATGCCACGCATTAAGATTATTGGTTCACCTCAACATCGTGCAGGTGGCGTCAGCTTTATTATGGGAGACGCCCATAATGGTGATGTGGGTATGCTGTTGGATTTACAAGGCATAGCAGTGCGTACCGGTCATCACTGTGCACAACCTTTGATGCAGAGCCTTAACTTATCCGGTACTATTCGTGTATCACTCGCCATTTATAACACAAAAGCAGAAATAGACTTCTTCATTACAGCATTAAATGAATTGCAAGATTTACTCTAA
- a CDS encoding SufE-related protein, which produces MTDFSSSPFGNEITSSDVMTLLTAQNGWQNKYRQLILLGNKIPALTDDYKVAENQIKGCESQAWLAFSCDNDERLWFGLDSDARIVKGLMAALLAAVNGKTRVEIAAFNIDDYFSQLGFMQQLSPSRGNGLKAVIAAIQAA; this is translated from the coding sequence ATGACCGATTTCTCGTCGAGCCCATTTGGTAACGAAATTACCAGTAGCGATGTAATGACTTTATTAACCGCACAAAATGGTTGGCAAAATAAATACCGTCAATTAATTTTGCTCGGTAATAAGATCCCAGCGTTAACTGATGATTATAAAGTAGCAGAAAATCAAATTAAAGGCTGCGAAAGTCAGGCTTGGTTAGCGTTTAGTTGTGACAATGATGAGCGACTATGGTTTGGTCTGGATTCAGATGCGCGTATTGTTAAAGGTTTAATGGCGGCATTATTAGCAGCTGTTAATGGTAAAACGCGCGTTGAAATAGCAGCATTTAATATTGATGACTATTTTTCTCAGCTTGGTTTTATGCAACAGCTTAGCCCTTCTCGTGGCAATGGTTTAAAAGCGGTGATCGCGGCAATTCAAGCGGCTTAA
- a CDS encoding acetyl-CoA acetyltransferase, whose product MSKVFIVAAKRTALGSFGGSLAGVDAATLGATVIKGALVAASVNPEHVDEVIVGNVISAGQGMGPGRQAAMQAGIPATVPAYTLNMICGSGMKTIMDGAAHIKAGDADIVVAAGMESMSNIPYLMPAKTRFGSKMGNMTMVDAMINDGLTDVFNNYHMGMTAENIVDQFGLTREQQDTFAVGSQHKAVAAIAAERFVDEIVPVEIKVRRQTQSFATDEYPKDNTSVEGLAKLRPAFKADGSVTAANASGINDGAAAIILASEAAVEKYGLEPMAELIAYGQGGIDPQVMGLGPVPAIEQALKRADMSLEQIELLELNEAFAAQALGVMTNLTQEHNVDMDWFADKTNVNGGAIALGHPLGASGGRITVTLLHEMQKRGVDYGLASLCIGGGMGTALIVKNLQK is encoded by the coding sequence ATGAGTAAAGTATTTATCGTTGCAGCAAAACGTACAGCCCTTGGTAGTTTTGGCGGTAGCTTAGCGGGTGTGGATGCCGCAACATTAGGCGCGACCGTAATTAAAGGTGCACTAGTCGCAGCTAGTGTTAATCCTGAGCACGTTGATGAAGTCATTGTTGGTAATGTGATTAGTGCTGGACAAGGTATGGGACCAGGTCGTCAAGCTGCAATGCAAGCGGGTATTCCTGCAACTGTGCCAGCTTATACGTTAAACATGATCTGTGGTAGTGGCATGAAAACGATTATGGATGGTGCGGCACATATTAAAGCTGGTGATGCGGACATAGTGGTTGCTGCAGGGATGGAAAGTATGTCTAACATTCCTTATTTGATGCCAGCGAAAACACGTTTTGGCTCTAAAATGGGTAACATGACTATGGTTGATGCCATGATTAATGATGGTTTGACGGACGTATTTAATAATTACCACATGGGTATGACGGCAGAAAATATTGTTGATCAATTTGGTTTAACCCGTGAACAACAAGATACGTTTGCTGTCGGCAGCCAACATAAAGCGGTGGCTGCGATCGCGGCAGAACGTTTCGTTGACGAGATTGTGCCAGTTGAAATAAAAGTACGTCGTCAGACGCAAAGTTTTGCGACGGATGAATATCCAAAAGACAATACCAGTGTTGAAGGTTTAGCTAAATTACGTCCAGCATTTAAAGCGGATGGTTCGGTGACAGCGGCAAATGCATCTGGTATTAATGATGGTGCCGCTGCGATCATCTTAGCCTCTGAAGCGGCGGTAGAAAAATACGGTTTAGAGCCAATGGCAGAGTTAATCGCTTATGGTCAAGGTGGTATTGACCCACAAGTTATGGGGTTAGGCCCCGTTCCTGCTATTGAGCAAGCACTAAAGCGTGCAGATATGTCATTAGAGCAGATAGAATTATTAGAATTAAACGAAGCCTTTGCTGCGCAAGCATTAGGGGTAATGACTAATCTGACTCAAGAGCATAATGTTGATATGGACTGGTTTGCAGATAAAACCAATGTGAATGGTGGCGCGATTGCTTTAGGTCATCCTTTGGGTGCTTCCGGTGGTCGTATTACTGTGACGCTATTACATGAAATGCAGAAACGTGGTGTAGATTATGGCTTAGCATCGTTGTGTATTGGTGGTGGTATGGGCACAGCTTTGATTGTTAAAAATCTGCAGAAATAG
- a CDS encoding putative glutathione S-transferase — translation MFDLLTSTLASQTRLWAGTKAAKTTINEQDPLIMYDNEADPLCRLVREAISELNLDVLIIPCPKGGERHRQELQEMYSTDKIPFLIDKNTQIILNSASEIISYLYKHYANSSAPIRLRANIFNYASSTSASLIRCNAGKTKKPALKPTDPLVLYSFESSPYSRPVRETLCELELPYLLVNLGKQQFGELGPATRRLSPGEYSPLPETKRSVFFAEHGTVQVPFLKDPNTNIDMFESKAIVKYLITTYAIK, via the coding sequence ATGTTTGATCTACTGACTTCTACTCTGGCTTCACAAACCCGCTTATGGGCGGGTACCAAAGCGGCAAAAACCACGATTAATGAGCAAGATCCGTTAATCATGTATGACAACGAAGCCGACCCACTTTGTCGCTTAGTACGTGAAGCGATTTCAGAATTGAATCTTGATGTGCTTATTATTCCCTGCCCCAAAGGTGGAGAGCGTCACAGGCAAGAGCTACAAGAAATGTACAGCACAGATAAAATTCCATTTTTGATTGATAAGAACACCCAGATCATCTTAAATTCAGCGTCTGAGATCATCAGCTATCTATACAAGCATTATGCGAATAGCAGTGCACCGATTCGGTTACGCGCGAATATTTTTAATTATGCGAGTTCAACAAGTGCATCGCTGATCCGTTGCAACGCAGGTAAAACTAAAAAACCCGCATTAAAGCCTACTGACCCACTGGTATTATACAGTTTTGAAAGTAGCCCTTATTCACGCCCTGTTCGTGAGACGCTATGTGAATTAGAACTGCCGTATTTATTGGTTAATTTAGGTAAGCAACAATTTGGTGAACTTGGTCCTGCAACACGACGCTTAAGCCCGGGAGAATACAGCCCATTACCAGAAACTAAGCGCAGTGTATTTTTTGCAGAGCATGGCACAGTACAAGTCCCTTTCTTGAAAGATCCAAACACCAACATAGATATGTTTGAGTCAAAAGCAATCGTGAAATATTTAATCACGACGTATGCTATAAAATAA
- the ilvC gene encoding ketol-acid reductoisomerase, translating to MANYFNTLNLRQQLEQLGKCRFMDRSEFADGCNFIKDWSIVIVGCGAQGLNQGLNMRDSGLNISYALRAAAITEKRQSFLNASENGFVVDTYENLIPQADLVLNLTPDKQHSNVVETIMPLMKQGSTLSYSHGFNIVEEGMQVREDITVVMVAPKCPGSEVREEYKRGFGVPTLIAVHPENDPKGNGLAIAKAYASATGGDRAGVLESSFVAEVKSDLMGEQTILCGMLQTGAILAFDKMVADGKSPAYAGKLIQFGWETITEALKYGGITNMMDRLSNPAKLKAFDMAEEMKITLRPLFEKHMDDIITGHFSSTMMADWKNDDVNLLKWRKETGETAFENYPESDIVIDEQEFFDNGTLFVAMIKTGVELAFESMVASGIVDESAYYESLHETPLIANTIARKRLYEMNVVISDTAEYGCYLFAHEAGPQLREYVNALPTELMGSAFSAESNGVDNARLIEVNDEIRNHPVEAIGKKLRGYMSDMKKIVG from the coding sequence ATGGCTAACTATTTTAACACTTTAAACTTACGCCAGCAGTTAGAGCAACTTGGTAAATGTCGTTTTATGGATCGCAGTGAGTTTGCTGACGGTTGTAACTTCATTAAAGACTGGTCAATTGTTATTGTGGGTTGTGGTGCACAAGGCCTAAACCAAGGTCTAAACATGCGTGACTCGGGTCTTAACATTTCTTATGCATTACGTGCTGCGGCGATTACAGAAAAACGTCAGTCATTCTTAAATGCATCAGAAAATGGTTTCGTTGTTGATACTTATGAGAATTTAATCCCACAAGCAGACCTAGTACTTAACCTTACACCTGATAAGCAGCATTCAAATGTAGTTGAAACTATCATGCCGCTAATGAAGCAAGGTTCAACGCTGTCTTATTCTCACGGTTTCAATATCGTTGAAGAAGGCATGCAAGTGCGTGAAGACATTACTGTAGTAATGGTTGCGCCTAAGTGCCCTGGTTCTGAAGTTCGTGAGGAATACAAACGTGGTTTCGGTGTACCAACACTGATCGCAGTTCACCCTGAAAATGATCCTAAAGGCAATGGCCTAGCAATTGCAAAAGCATACGCTTCTGCAACGGGTGGCGATCGCGCGGGTGTACTTGAGTCTTCGTTTGTTGCTGAAGTTAAATCTGACCTGATGGGTGAGCAAACTATCCTATGTGGTATGTTACAAACCGGTGCAATTCTTGCGTTTGATAAAATGGTTGCTGACGGTAAATCACCAGCATACGCAGGTAAACTAATTCAGTTTGGTTGGGAAACTATCACTGAAGCACTTAAGTATGGCGGTATCACGAACATGATGGATCGCCTATCTAATCCTGCAAAACTTAAAGCATTCGATATGGCTGAAGAAATGAAAATAACACTTCGCCCATTATTCGAAAAGCACATGGATGACATCATTACGGGTCATTTCTCATCAACGATGATGGCTGACTGGAAAAACGATGATGTGAACCTACTTAAATGGCGTAAAGAGACTGGCGAAACTGCCTTTGAGAATTACCCTGAATCAGACATCGTGATTGACGAGCAAGAGTTCTTCGACAACGGAACATTATTTGTTGCTATGATTAAAACGGGTGTTGAACTTGCGTTTGAAAGCATGGTCGCATCAGGTATCGTTGATGAGTCTGCATACTATGAATCACTACATGAAACGCCGCTAATTGCGAACACAATTGCCCGTAAGCGTTTATATGAAATGAACGTTGTTATTTCTGATACAGCTGAATACGGTTGTTACCTGTTTGCTCACGAAGCGGGACCACAACTACGTGAATACGTAAATGCATTACCAACTGAACTAATGGGGTCTGCATTCTCTGCTGAATCAAACGGCGTTGATAATGCGCGTTTAATCGAAGTTAACGACGAAATTCGTAATCACCCTGTAGAAGCTATCGGTAAGAAATTACGTGGTTACATGTCAGACATGAAGAAAATTGTTGGCTAA
- the ilvY gene encoding HTH-type transcriptional regulator, LysR family, with amino-acid sequence MDIRSLQLFLHLAATLHFGKTAEAMHVSTSTLTRTMQRLEEAVGSQIFARDNRSVALTESGKRLQSFAQQTLENWTQLKADLNNHSGELDGELTIFCSVTAAYSHLPPILDKFRLLHPNVELKLITGDAAMGMQLVDEEKIDIAIAAHPDQISNRLKFVEIAKVPLSIITPVISCQVQQQIMQDNINWNAVPFILPEHGPARKRIDKWFKQMKIKPSIYATVAGHEAIVSMVALGLGVGIAPAVVVDNSPVRDRVLTFENSNTIDPFDLGLCCQRKRFDEPSIAAFFSMINH; translated from the coding sequence ATGGATATTCGTTCACTACAACTTTTTTTACATTTAGCGGCCACTTTACACTTTGGGAAAACGGCAGAAGCGATGCATGTCAGTACATCAACACTGACCCGCACTATGCAGCGTTTAGAAGAAGCGGTTGGCAGCCAAATATTCGCCCGAGATAATCGCTCAGTAGCATTAACCGAAAGTGGGAAACGACTACAAAGCTTCGCCCAACAAACTCTCGAAAATTGGACTCAACTGAAAGCTGACCTGAATAATCACAGCGGCGAACTTGATGGTGAGCTTACGATTTTCTGCTCAGTGACCGCAGCCTATAGTCATTTACCACCGATTCTCGATAAATTCCGCTTATTGCACCCAAATGTTGAATTAAAACTGATTACCGGAGATGCAGCGATGGGCATGCAACTGGTTGATGAAGAAAAAATTGATATTGCCATTGCTGCCCATCCAGACCAAATATCGAATCGATTAAAATTTGTCGAGATTGCAAAAGTACCGCTATCAATCATTACCCCGGTGATTTCCTGCCAAGTTCAACAGCAAATAATGCAAGATAATATTAATTGGAATGCCGTGCCTTTTATCTTACCTGAGCACGGGCCTGCACGTAAAAGGATTGATAAATGGTTTAAACAAATGAAAATTAAACCGAGTATTTATGCCACGGTTGCAGGTCATGAAGCGATTGTCAGTATGGTCGCATTAGGGCTTGGAGTAGGTATAGCCCCTGCGGTTGTGGTTGATAACAGTCCAGTCAGAGATCGTGTCTTGACCTTTGAAAACAGTAATACAATAGATCCATTCGATCTTGGTTTATGCTGTCAGCGAAAACGCTTTGACGAACCTTCGATTGCAGCTTTTTTTAGTATGATTAATCATTAA
- a CDS encoding putative exported protein produces the protein MGLKKIGMLMLMLAALSLSQTAVANEVPTQFSTVGLNAPKSQDVNGFRFSLFHGQTEKVQGFDMAVLGLSEVDKFEGISFNLLLGASKVNKEFSGASFGLLNWHLGQDTGFNMALVNNTSHVKGVNLAMVNLSKTVAGANIGLVNYSDRLSLVDFGVINYAKTAKFQFGLFNVTENLQGLQIGLLNYAENGVVKILPLINFQHSF, from the coding sequence ATGGGATTAAAAAAAATAGGCATGCTAATGCTAATGCTAGCCGCTTTAAGTCTAAGCCAAACAGCAGTTGCCAATGAGGTGCCAACACAATTTTCCACGGTTGGCCTCAACGCGCCAAAAAGTCAGGATGTTAATGGTTTCCGCTTTTCATTATTCCATGGACAAACAGAAAAAGTACAAGGCTTTGATATGGCCGTATTAGGTTTATCTGAAGTAGATAAATTTGAAGGCATAAGTTTTAATTTATTGCTTGGAGCAAGTAAAGTAAACAAGGAATTTTCAGGAGCGTCATTTGGTTTACTTAACTGGCATCTAGGTCAAGATACCGGTTTTAACATGGCCCTTGTAAATAACACCAGCCATGTGAAGGGTGTCAATTTAGCCATGGTTAATTTATCAAAAACAGTGGCGGGCGCAAATATAGGCTTAGTTAACTATAGCGACCGGTTATCTCTTGTTGATTTTGGTGTAATTAATTATGCAAAAACGGCTAAATTTCAATTTGGTTTATTCAACGTAACCGAAAACTTACAAGGTTTACAGATTGGTTTATTAAACTATGCTGAAAATGGAGTGGTAAAAATATTACCGCTGATCAATTTTCAGCATTCATTTTAG
- a CDS encoding putative ion channel, whose product MYISRLISLALRKLTAELRWANLFFIFCSYLAVVWGLLWLAGESTLIEPLTFFYYTVVVISTVGFGDLSPATAHGQLVVALVQIPFGLLIFGAAIGKTTQAIVALARKGMNGKKDFSTYSDHILILGWRAHRTKRILELILADKKRYKRKIILCVERDMSHPFPQLLDVEFAKLESFTDRDELARIAIAQASSIIVDGENDEMTLSMALSASSHASKKAHISAYFHEESKADLLRAHCPNVECASSRHAEILVRTMQSPGASIVHEQLFSTLEEATLYSLTLEGAPEMTVGDVFQPLREKYAMTLMAIADDEKGTGFKLNPAMDTALKNGQVLHYIANERIRKHEINWVDVLLLNIDK is encoded by the coding sequence ATGTATATATCTCGATTAATTAGCCTAGCGTTACGCAAGCTCACTGCTGAACTGCGTTGGGCGAATCTATTTTTTATTTTTTGTAGTTATTTAGCCGTCGTATGGGGATTGTTATGGTTAGCGGGTGAAAGCACGTTAATTGAACCGCTGACATTTTTCTATTACACCGTTGTGGTGATCAGCACGGTTGGTTTTGGTGATTTATCGCCGGCGACAGCACATGGACAACTTGTTGTTGCTTTGGTACAGATCCCTTTTGGGTTATTAATTTTTGGTGCTGCGATTGGTAAAACCACGCAAGCAATCGTGGCACTCGCAAGGAAAGGTATGAACGGAAAAAAAGATTTTAGTACTTATAGCGACCATATTTTAATTTTAGGCTGGCGTGCGCATCGCACTAAACGGATTTTAGAGCTGATTCTTGCCGATAAAAAGCGGTATAAACGCAAGATAATTTTGTGTGTTGAGCGCGATATGAGCCATCCATTCCCACAACTGCTGGATGTGGAGTTTGCCAAACTAGAATCTTTCACCGATCGTGATGAATTAGCGCGTATTGCGATTGCACAGGCGAGTTCTATTATTGTTGATGGTGAAAATGATGAAATGACACTATCTATGGCATTAAGTGCCTCATCACACGCCTCAAAAAAGGCGCATATCAGTGCTTATTTTCATGAGGAAAGTAAAGCTGATCTGCTGCGAGCGCATTGTCCCAATGTCGAATGCGCAAGTTCACGCCATGCCGAAATTTTAGTACGAACGATGCAGTCGCCTGGTGCCAGTATTGTCCATGAACAATTGTTTTCTACTCTTGAGGAGGCTACGTTATATTCTCTGACTTTAGAAGGCGCTCCGGAAATGACGGTTGGTGATGTATTTCAGCCTTTGCGTGAAAAATATGCGATGACTTTAATGGCTATTGCTGACGATGAGAAAGGAACAGGGTTTAAATTAAATCCAGCCATGGACACAGCACTTAAGAATGGTCAGGTGTTACATTATATCGCTAATGAACGGATCCGTAAGCACGAGATTAATTGGGTAGATGTATTATTATTGAACATAGATAAGTAA
- a CDS encoding putative uncharacterized hydrolase, which yields MKQWIAEQLSAQGSVAAGLPAKHIGGEGEHLVFFHANGFPPAMYQQMLQPLTDEYKVSAVYQRPLWPLPVPDDFDNWRLMIDDACRFITAQPEPVTLVGHSMGGLISIICAVREPEKVKQLVLLDPVILEPHMIWVMRNLPHFLRKKLPLVEKTLRRPNTFANIQQGFDFHRKVRGFKGISDSVLADYMAEGLYQTDDGFKLSYSREWEASIYQTVPWVWSSVKNLTTDTVVIRGCNSDTLSTEAVARLLRKQPHIKLVEVDGGHLFPLEQPLQTADLIRQHLAINKH from the coding sequence ATGAAGCAATGGATCGCAGAACAATTATCAGCGCAGGGCTCTGTCGCTGCTGGGTTACCCGCTAAACATATCGGTGGGGAAGGTGAGCATTTGGTTTTTTTTCATGCTAATGGTTTTCCGCCAGCCATGTATCAACAAATGTTACAACCGCTTACCGACGAATATAAAGTTAGCGCTGTTTACCAGCGTCCGTTATGGCCATTACCGGTTCCCGATGATTTTGATAATTGGCGATTAATGATCGATGACGCTTGTCGTTTTATTACCGCGCAACCAGAGCCCGTTACCTTAGTCGGCCATTCGATGGGTGGTTTGATTAGTATCATTTGTGCGGTTCGTGAGCCTGAAAAAGTGAAACAACTTGTTCTTCTGGACCCGGTTATTCTTGAACCCCATATGATTTGGGTTATGCGTAATCTACCTCACTTCTTACGTAAGAAATTACCACTGGTTGAAAAAACATTAAGACGTCCAAATACGTTTGCTAATATTCAGCAAGGTTTCGATTTTCACCGTAAAGTGCGTGGTTTTAAAGGTATTTCTGACAGCGTATTAGCTGATTACATGGCCGAAGGTTTGTACCAAACCGATGACGGTTTTAAACTGAGTTATAGTCGTGAGTGGGAAGCTTCTATTTATCAGACAGTACCTTGGGTTTGGTCGAGCGTTAAAAATTTAACGACCGATACCGTGGTGATCAGAGGGTGTAACTCTGATACGTTATCGACAGAAGCCGTCGCTCGATTATTGCGTAAGCAGCCACATATTAAACTGGTTGAAGTGGACGGTGGGCATTTGTTCCCGTTAGAGCAACCGCTGCAAACGGCTGACCTTATTCGCCAGCACTTAGCTATTAATAAACATTAG
- a CDS encoding putative lipoprotein, protein MQQSLILILSLLLSACSLNQKRLTSSPVFNKNPLLTTTGKAHYLNWDRALTASILLNKDYSFNQHIDAYTALYHPDIVNFYNNDDALLALKKIKLRRHWKMSNEQQRGQLLRLQTEVNLGAYDRQLQAFPIKAIKLRNEQQNYQYKLTKTLPKESSFPPYFYIYIYISNITQLKQLKLEPVLARLVTSNNIQRGHINSLPIDIEININQVAGQQGEGLGAIMTRVIFYSDIGREVPLRIDLFSVVDNE, encoded by the coding sequence ATGCAGCAATCATTAATACTCATATTATCGCTTCTACTATCAGCTTGTAGCCTTAATCAAAAACGTTTAACTTCATCTCCAGTATTTAATAAAAATCCGCTGTTAACCACAACGGGAAAAGCACATTACCTTAATTGGGACCGCGCATTAACAGCATCCATCTTACTGAATAAAGACTACTCTTTTAACCAGCACATAGATGCTTACACCGCTCTTTATCATCCAGACATTGTAAATTTTTATAATAATGATGACGCCTTGCTTGCACTCAAAAAAATAAAACTACGCCGACACTGGAAAATGAGTAATGAACAACAACGAGGGCAACTTCTACGCTTACAAACCGAGGTCAATCTAGGTGCTTATGATCGCCAGCTGCAAGCATTTCCAATTAAAGCCATTAAACTACGTAATGAGCAACAAAATTATCAATATAAATTAACTAAAACACTACCGAAAGAAAGCAGTTTCCCCCCATATTTTTATATTTATATTTATATTAGTAATATAACCCAGCTTAAACAGTTAAAATTAGAACCTGTACTAGCCCGATTAGTAACGAGCAATAATATTCAACGAGGTCATATCAACAGCCTACCTATCGATATCGAAATTAACATTAATCAAGTTGCAGGTCAGCAAGGAGAGGGATTGGGCGCAATCATGACTCGCGTAATTTTTTACAGCGATATAGGCAGAGAAGTACCACTGAGAATTGATTTATTCTCAGTGGTGGACAATGAGTAA